TGGGATTCCCCTACTGGAGTACAACCTGAAAGTTGCCCGAAAACAGATCGCCACCGTTCCTCAAGATGTGATGCTTTTCAGTGGAACGATACTGGACAACATCAGACTCTTCGACGAGAGAATATCAGAAAGAGAGGTCCTGAAAGCTCTAGAGAAGGTGCACGCAATGGATATAATCGAGAAGTTGCCAGGAGGGATTTACTACGAGATTGTGGAAGGAGGAACTACCCTGTCGGCTGGGGAAAGGCAGCTCATAGCCCTCGCACGGGCAGTGCTGTTCGATGCGAAGATCTTCATTCTGGATGAAGCCACGAGCAATGTGGATGTGATAACGGAGATGAAGATCCAGGAATCCCTGGAAGAACTTTCAAGAGAGAGAACGGTGATAATGATAGCTCACAGGCTCTCCACTGTGAGAGACGCTGACGAGATAGTGGTGATCCACGATGGCAAAGTTGTGGAAAGAGGAAACCACTCTGAGCTACTCAGAAGAAGGGGTGTGTACTACAAGCTTTACCGGATCCAGTTCGAAAACGTCTAAGGAGGGAAACGTGATGGAAAGAGTTGACAGAGCGATGGAACTGGCTATGGAGAAAGGAGCAGATGCCTTTCTGATCGTAAACATTGAAAATTCCTCGAGGGCTTCTTCGATATATTTTTCTGGTTTCACAGGTTCCTTTTCCATCATCCTGATCTCTGAAAACGCCAGGCTCCTCATCACCGATCCGAGATACACCAGTCAGGCCAAACAGGAAACCGACTTCGAAGTTCGAGAAGTAAGAGATGGTGATTTCATTGGTGCCTTGAAGAATGTGGTGAAGGATCTCAACATAAAGGTGATCGCCCTTGAGGAAGAGAGGCTCTCTCTTTCCATGTTCAGAAAACTCTCGACCGCCCTTGGAAGGAAGAAGTTCATTGGATTCGATGACGAGGTGAAGTATCTGAGGATGGTCAAAGACGAAAAGGAGATCGAAAGGATCAAGCAGGCGATAGAGATATCTGAGAGGGCTTTCCTTGAAACGATCCAGCAGATAAAAGCTGGGATGACAGAAAAGGAGATAGCGGCCTTGCTTGAGTACACGATGAAAAAGGAAGGAGCAGAAAAAACGGCGTTCGACTCCATCGTGGCTTCCGGACGGCGTTCTGCTCTGCCTCACGGGAGGCCAACCGAAAAAGTTGTTGAGAGAGGTGATGTGATCGTCATCGACTTTGGAGCAGTCTACGAGAACTACTGTGCTGATATCACGCGCGTTGTCTGTATAGGCGAACCATCTGCTCGCGTGAAGGAAATACACGAAATCATCTTCGAGGCTCAGGAGAAGGCTCTCAAAAACGCGAAGGCAGGATTAACAGGGAAACAGCTCGATTCAATCGCAAGAGAACTCATCAGTGAGAAAGGGTACGGAGAGTCCTTTGGACACAGCCTGGGTCACGGGATAGGTCTGGAGGTCCATGAAGGGCCAGCGGTGAGTTTCAGGAACGAGTCTCGCCTGCCCGAGAACGCCGTTGTCACGATTGAACCTGGAATCTACCTGGAAGGAGAGTTCGGTATAAGAATAGAAGAGGATGTGGTTCTAAAAGAGCAGGGATGTGAAATCCTCACCACTCTACCGAGATCTATATTCGTTGTTTGAGTTCCATCAAAAGCTCATGCACGGTCTTTCCTAAAACAGGATGAATAAGGTCTGGGGCTATTTCGTTCAAAGGTTCCAAAACGAAGAGTCTGTTGTGAACATCAGGGTGTGGTATGATCAGGCCTTCTTCGTTCACAACGAGATCTTCATAGAACACGATGTCAAGGTCTATGATCCTGGGGCCCCACCTGATTGTTCTGATTCTCCCCATTTCTCTTTCTATCACCAGAAGGGTATTCAAAAGGGATCGTGGTGAGAGGTCCGTTTCTGCAAGGCAGACGGCGTTCAAAAACTTCGGTTGATCGGTGTAACCATAAGGCTTTGTTTCAATGAACGAAGAAGTTTTTTCAACAGATATGCCACGTTCTTTCATCTTCACAAGGGCTGTTTTCAAGTTCAATTCCCTGTTTCCTAGGTTGCTTCCGAGTGCTATCACTGCTTTCGCCAGAGTATCGCCTCCACCATTTTCACAACTCTCTTGTTCGGCAGCACATCGTGTACCCTGAGGATATCAACACCTTTCATCGTGCAGTAGGCGGTAACAGCCAGGGTACCTTCCAGTCTTTCTTCTGGTGGAACGTTGCCCATTGTGATTCCTATAAAGGATTTTCTCGAGGCACCAACGAGAAGAGGAAGACCAAATTCTTTGAATTCATCTATTCTGCGCAGAATTTCGAGATTGTCTTCGTACCTCTTGCCGAATCCAATACCCGGGTCCAGTACGATCTGGCCTACTCCTTTCTCTTTGAGATACTCTATTTTTGCCTGGAAGTACTCCTTTATCTCTTCCAAAACGTCCTCGTAGAAGGGATTTTCCTGCATCGTCTTCGGTGTTCCTTTGATGTGCACGAGGATGTACGGGACCTTGTTGTCCGATGCAACTTCTACTATCTCGGGTTCGAACTGGAAACCACTGATGTCATTGATAATGTCAGCTCCCGAATCTATCGCCCTCAAAGCGATCCTCCATCTGTAAGTATCCACGGATATCGGTACATCCGTTACAGACCTAATCGCCCTTATCACGGAGATGACCCTGTTCATTTCCTCTTCTTCATCGACGGGTTCCGAACCAGGACGGGTGGACATTCCTCCCACGTCTATTATATCGACTCCTTCTTCCACCATCTTTTTTGCCGTCTCGACAGCTTCCAGCACACCCTGTTTTCTTGATCCTGCATAGAAAGAATCCGGTGTTACGTTTATTATGCCCATGATCATGGTTTTACCGAACTCTAGCTTTCTCTTCCAGGGAGTCATGTACACCATACTCATTAACCCTCCGGGACGAAGTCTCCTTTCTCCACGCACGCGAACGCGTTGTGGTTGTGTATGCTCTCCATACTTTCCACATAGACTTTATACCAGGATATTCTGGGGTCTTTTTCCAGATCCAGTGCCACATCTCTTGCCACATCTTCAACGAACTTAGGATTCTCGTAGGCTTTCTCTGTGATGAATTTCTCATCAGGTCTTTTGAGGAGAGTGTAAAGGGGAACGCTTGCGTTTTTCTCAGCTATCTTGACCAGATCTTCAAACCATATGAACTTTCTCGTTTTCACAGATATCTCAACGAACGCCCTTTGATTGTGGGCACCATAGTCACTGATCTCCTTGGAACAAGGGCATAGATTGTGTACCGGCACCCTGACTCCTATTTTGAAGGAGAAGTTCTTTTCTTTCTCCGCCTCAACGAAGCAGT
The sequence above is a segment of the Thermotoga sp. genome. Coding sequences within it:
- the folE2 gene encoding GTP cyclohydrolase FolE2, with the translated sequence MKDVQNEKDPRMVPLKKVGIKDLSWPLKILLKGDGYQPTVAQISCSVDLHREKRGIHMSRFIEVLNRLEAITPHTFEKVLDDLIVTMEAKRAHLEIHFPYFIWKESPITRKVSPLKVDCFVEAEKEKNFSFKIGVRVPVHNLCPCSKEISDYGAHNQRAFVEISVKTRKFIWFEDLVKIAEKNASVPLYTLLKRPDEKFITEKAYENPKFVEDVARDVALDLEKDPRISWYKVYVESMESIHNHNAFACVEKGDFVPEG
- a CDS encoding aminopeptidase P family protein — protein: MERVDRAMELAMEKGADAFLIVNIENSSRASSIYFSGFTGSFSIILISENARLLITDPRYTSQAKQETDFEVREVRDGDFIGALKNVVKDLNIKVIALEEERLSLSMFRKLSTALGRKKFIGFDDEVKYLRMVKDEKEIERIKQAIEISERAFLETIQQIKAGMTEKEIAALLEYTMKKEGAEKTAFDSIVASGRRSALPHGRPTEKVVERGDVIVIDFGAVYENYCADITRVVCIGEPSARVKEIHEIIFEAQEKALKNAKAGLTGKQLDSIARELISEKGYGESFGHSLGHGIGLEVHEGPAVSFRNESRLPENAVVTIEPGIYLEGEFGIRIEEDVVLKEQGCEILTTLPRSIFVV
- the folP gene encoding dihydropteroate synthase, whose protein sequence is MVYMTPWKRKLEFGKTMIMGIINVTPDSFYAGSRKQGVLEAVETAKKMVEEGVDIIDVGGMSTRPGSEPVDEEEEMNRVISVIRAIRSVTDVPISVDTYRWRIALRAIDSGADIINDISGFQFEPEIVEVASDNKVPYILVHIKGTPKTMQENPFYEDVLEEIKEYFQAKIEYLKEKGVGQIVLDPGIGFGKRYEDNLEILRRIDEFKEFGLPLLVGASRKSFIGITMGNVPPEERLEGTLAVTAYCTMKGVDILRVHDVLPNKRVVKMVEAILWRKQ
- the folK gene encoding 2-amino-4-hydroxy-6-hydroxymethyldihydropteridine diphosphokinase; translation: MIALGSNLGNRELNLKTALVKMKERGISVEKTSSFIETKPYGYTDQPKFLNAVCLAETDLSPRSLLNTLLVIEREMGRIRTIRWGPRIIDLDIVFYEDLVVNEEGLIIPHPDVHNRLFVLEPLNEIAPDLIHPVLGKTVHELLMELKQRI